Part of the Streptomyces sp. NBC_00457 genome, TACGACCGGGACTTCAGGACGCTGGCCTGAGCTCCCTCTGGTGTCAGCGGGCCTTCGGGCCGCCCTTCGGCAGCTTCATGCCCTTCGGCATCGGGCCCTTCGGCATCGGCATGTTGCTCATCAGGTCGCCCATGGCGCGCAGCCGGTCGTTGGTGGCCGTCACCTGGGGGCCGGTCAGCACGCGCGGCAGCTTCAGCATGGTGGTCCGCACCTTCTTCAGCTCGACCTGGCCCTCGCCCGTGCCGACGATGATGTCGTGCACCGGCACGTCCGCGACGATGCGGTTCATCTTCTTCTTCTCGGCGGCCAGCAGGCTCTTCACCCGGTTCGGGTTGCCCTCGGCGACCAGCACGATGCCGGCCTTGCCGACGGCCCGGTGCACCACGTCCTGGCTGCGGTTCATCGCCACCGCGGGGGTCGTCGTCCACCCCCGGCCGACGTTGTCCAGCACCGCCGCGGCAGCGCCCGGCTGTCCCTCCATCTGCCCGAAGGCGGCCCGCTCGGCCCGGCGCCCGAACACGATCGCCATCGCGAGGAAGGCGAGCAGGAAGCCCAGGATGCCGAGGTAAATGGGGTGACCGATCAAGAAACCGATCGCGAGGAAGACACCGAGGGTGACGATTCCGACTGCCGCGAGTACAAGACCGATCTTCTTGTCGGCCCTGCGGGTCATCTTGTAGGTCAGAGCGATCTGCTTCAGTCGCCCGGGGTTCGCAGCATCCGCTGCCGTGTCCTTCCTCGCCATGGCACGAAGTCTACGTGGCCCCGGGAGCGCGGACGACGGCAGTGCCCGGAACGAAGGGGAGGAGGAGCTTCAGGGGTGCCGGGTCAGGAGCGTCCGGCGAGGGCCTGCTCCAGGACGCGCTGTGCCTCGACCCGGTCCTTGGCGCGGCGGCGGTCCTCCAGGACGGAGGTCCAGGCGTTACGACGGGCGGTGCGCTGGCCGCTGCTCATCAGCAGTGACTCGACGGCGCGGAGTGCGTCGGTGACGGACGGGATGGCGGTGGCGCGAACGGGCGCGGCCTGCATCTTGGAGGTCCCCCCTCGGAATGGCAGCGGATGCGGGTGTACGTGGCGTGAGTCGAGCGTCACTGAATGGTGTTACCAGGGCGTGACCGACCGGTCAAACGCCAATGAAACCTTGATGCGAGGGCCGAAAACCCTGACGCGGCCCTGAGGTACGCCTCCATCTGCGAGGACGTTCAGAGCCGCGTCGATTCCGCCATTACCGGCGGGTAGTTTCTTGTGCGCGAATTCACACGCTTGCGCACGCCGTGCGGGGCAAGGCGGGTGACGATATGTCAGACAGCCTGCGACGCGACGTACGCGCCACGCTTCTCCACGGCCATCTGATACAGCCGCCCGGCGCGGTACGAGGAGCGGACCAGCGGGCCGGACATGACGCCCGAGAAGCCGATCTGCTCGGCCTCGTCCTTCAGCTCCACGAACTCCATCGGCTTGACCCAGCGCTCCACCGGGTGGTGCCGGACGCTCGGCCGCAGGTACTGCGTGATGGTGACCAGCTCGCAGCCGGCGTCGTGCAGTTGCCGCAGCGCCTCGCTGACCTCCTCGCGGGTCTCGCCCATGCCGAGGATCAGGTTCGACTTGGTGACCAGGCCGTAGTCGCGGGCGGCGGTGATGACCGCGAGTGAGCGCTCGTAGCGGAAGCCGGGGCGGATGCGCTTGAAGATCCGGGGGACCGTCTCGACGTTGTGCGCGAAGACCTCCGGGCGGGAGGCGAAGACCTGCTCCAGCAGCTCCGGTACGGCGTTGAAGTCCGGGGCGAGCAGTTCGACCTTGGTGCGGCCGGCCTCGCGGGAGGCGGTCTGCTCGTGGATCTGGCGGACCGTCTCGGCGTACAGCCAGGCGCCGCCGTCCTCCAGGTCGTCGCGGGCGACGCCGGTGATGGTGGCGTAGTTCAGGTCCATGGTGACCACGGACTCGCCGACCCGGCGGGGCTCGTCACGGTCGAGGGCCTCGGGCTTGCCGGTGTCGATCTGGCAGAAGTCGCAGCGTCGGGTGCACTGGTCGCCGCCGATGAGGAAGGTGGCCTCGCGGTCCTCCCAGCACTCGTAGATGTTGGGGCAGCCGGCTTCCTGGCAGACCGTGTGCAGGCCCTCGCTCTTCACGAGGCTCTGCATCTTCGTGTACTCGGGACCCATTTTCGCCCGGGTCTTGATCCACTCGGGCTTGCGCTCGATGGGGGTCTGGGCGTTCCGGACCTCCAGGCGCAGCATCTTGCGTCCGTCGGGTGCGACTGCGGACACGACTGGCTCCCTGTAGCTTCGATTCTTCGGCGTACACCAGCGTACGCCCGTACATACTCAGCCCTGCTCTGAGGCCAACCTCATCCTCATAGGGCTGATTCCCGGCCTCAGGCGGTCGCCTTCTCGATCTCCCGCGGCTTCAGCTCCGCGTTCTCGAGTACGTCCTTCAGGTGCCGTTCCACAACTGGCAGCACCTCGTCGATCGTCACGTCCCGGCCGAGTTCGCTCGCCAGCGAGGCCACGCCCGCGTCGCGGATGCCGCACGGGATGATGCGGTCGAACCACTTGTTGTCCGGGTTCACGTTGAGGGCGAAGCCATGCATCGTCACGCCCTTGGCGACACGGATGCCGATCGCGGCGATCTTGCGGTCCTCGCGGCGCTGGCCGGCGTTGGAGGGGGCGTACTCGGGGCCGTTGAGGCGGGGGTCGAACT contains:
- a CDS encoding DUF4191 domain-containing protein, producing the protein MARKDTAADAANPGRLKQIALTYKMTRRADKKIGLVLAAVGIVTLGVFLAIGFLIGHPIYLGILGFLLAFLAMAIVFGRRAERAAFGQMEGQPGAAAAVLDNVGRGWTTTPAVAMNRSQDVVHRAVGKAGIVLVAEGNPNRVKSLLAAEKKKMNRIVADVPVHDIIVGTGEGQVELKKVRTTMLKLPRVLTGPQVTATNDRLRAMGDLMSNMPMPKGPMPKGMKLPKGGPKAR
- a CDS encoding SCO2195 family GlnR-regulated protein, producing the protein MQAAPVRATAIPSVTDALRAVESLLMSSGQRTARRNAWTSVLEDRRRAKDRVEAQRVLEQALAGRS
- the lipA gene encoding lipoyl synthase; protein product: MSAVAPDGRKMLRLEVRNAQTPIERKPEWIKTRAKMGPEYTKMQSLVKSEGLHTVCQEAGCPNIYECWEDREATFLIGGDQCTRRCDFCQIDTGKPEALDRDEPRRVGESVVTMDLNYATITGVARDDLEDGGAWLYAETVRQIHEQTASREAGRTKVELLAPDFNAVPELLEQVFASRPEVFAHNVETVPRIFKRIRPGFRYERSLAVITAARDYGLVTKSNLILGMGETREEVSEALRQLHDAGCELVTITQYLRPSVRHHPVERWVKPMEFVELKDEAEQIGFSGVMSGPLVRSSYRAGRLYQMAVEKRGAYVASQAV